CGCCGATTTTTCCATTCGCAAGCGCTTTAAAAGGGGAAATTCTTTCATTTTTTTTGAGAGTATTTCTGCGCCAAGCGGAATATTCCACATTTTTCCCGTTCGAAACGCCCCGACAATTTTTCCCGTTTTACATTGGTAGCGCACCGAGCGTTCGCTCAGCCCGTATTTTTCCGCAAATTGAGAAACAGAAAGATAATTCATCGGCAAATCCGCATTTAATTTTTCTCAAAATAAGAAATTTTTGCCGACATCGGCAACTTTTTAAAGAATTCCTCCCAGAAACTCTTCAAATCCCCGCAAAATTTTTTGCCATTTTCTGTCTTTTCAAAAATAAAAAAGAGAGCAAATAATGCTCTCGTTAAACATGCTGCGCAAGCGCTGCGCTTTTATCTTCCGTTTAAATAATCGAGCACTTTTTTGGTGAGGTCGTTTTCGTCTTTCCAGAAGAGAACGGCTCCCGTTGCGCGGTCGATGACCATGTCATAGCCTTCTTGCAAAGCGATTTCGGTCACCGCTTTCTTGATAAGCGAAATAATCGGCGCGCTGACTTTTTCATTTTCGGTAATGAGTTCGCCAGTTCTCCCGTAAACGCGGTCGATGAATTCTTTTAATTCGGTATTTTTCTTCGCGTAATCCGCTTCGAGTTCTTTGCGTTTTTCATCCGAAAGCATTAACGCTTGCTTGTCCAATTTTTCTTTTATCGCAGCGAGTTCCTTTTGGAGCAAGTTCGCTTGCTGTTCCCACTTTGCCACTTGACGGTCATATTCTTCTTGGGCTTTTTTCGTGCCTTTATAGCCTTCGAAGATAAGCTTCGAATCGACATGGGCGACGCGCAAACCATCTTCGGCAAAGGCGATGCTTAAAAGTCCAAGGAAAAACAGAACGAAGACAAAAGATTTTTTACGCATTAGAATCCCTGCCCGATAACAAAGTTGAATTCCATATCGCCGACACTGGTGCGGTCGTAACCCGAATAAGTTTCGCCCACATCGAGCGGCCAAGCAAAGTCAAAGCCGATAATACCGAGCATCGGAACGATGACGCGGAAACCAAATCCGAAGTCGCGTTTTAAACTCGACGGATCCCATTCTGTAATCGGATTCGGCTGACTCGTCGAAACTTTCGTGTCGGGGTCATAGCGTTTACCAAAGACGTTACCAGCATCGAAGAAGAGCGGAAGCAAGTAGAATGTGTTCTGCACAATGCCCCACTGCAATTCGGCGCCGATGTATTGATAACTGCGGCCTAATCTACGATAACCGATCGAGCCCGAGCTATAACCGCGCATCATCCCGTTGTAACCGAGAACGCCGCCCATCTGATAGAGAGTGCGATATTGCAACGGATCGCCGACCATAAAGCCGTATTCATTCGTCAAGGCGACTGCCAAGCGGTCACCGATAAGCGGGAACCACCATTTCACAGTCAAATCGGTTTTCACAAAATTGAAGTCACTGCCGATTTTTTCGTCTGCCCATTGCACAGAAAGCACGTAACGTGAACCATCTGTCGGGAACTGCGGCAAGTTCTTGTCATCGCGGATAAGTTTGAATGTTAACGCCGATTCGATGCCGGAATAACGCACCAAGCTTCCGTCCACATTCGGACCTTGCTTGTTTTGCATCCAGCTGTAACCGATTTGACCGTAGAAGTAATCGTCCGGCCAAGTGAGACGTTTACCGACATAAATGGATCCACCGTAACGGGTAATGTTCGGGTCGTCATCGCGATGCCACCAAGCATAGCTCAAACTCGTTCCGAGTGTAATCGGATAGTCGAGGAACCACGGTTCGACAAAGCTAATCGATGCGCTCTTTTTGTCTTCACCATATTCCACATTTAACGATGCGCTTTGACCGTCGCCCATACAGCAGTTCGGAATCGAAATGCCGAAGGTTCCCGTTAATCCATCGCTTTGGCTATACGCAAGGCCTGCGCTAAATTGACCAGTGCCCGCTTCCTTTTCTGCTACTTTGAAAATCAAATCGACTTGTTGATCGCCGACAACTTGAATATCGGGATAAACCATATCGAAATAATTGAGCTGCATAATTTCGCGGAAGCTGCGTTCCATCGCCGACTGCCGATAAGTATCGCCCGGATACAAGCGGACTTCGCGGCGAATCACTTTATCTTTCGTCTTCGTGTTGCCGATGATATTCACCCGATGAATTTGCGCCGGGAGACCTTCGCGGAGGCGATATTCCAAATTCACAATGCTATCGTTCACAAAGCTGCGCGTTTCATCGTATTGCGCAAACAAGTAACCGTCTTCGCGGTAAGCGTCGATGATTCCTTTCCGAGTCGCTTCGTATGCGTAATAGTCAAAGACTTCGCCGCTGTCCAAGTAAACATAATGCGAAAGCGTTTTATCGGTTAAAACTTCGTTCCCCGTAAAGTGGACTGCGCCCGCATAATAACGTTGCCCTTCATTGATGTCGATATAAATCCGCACATATTTCGACGTGACCACGCTATCATAAGGATTCAACGCTTGGAAAGTTTCTTCCAAAGTATAACGCGCGAGAAGTTTTTCATCGTAGCGTTTTTTGTGCAATTTCTTTTGGAGTTCTGCAATTTTCGGATTTTTCCAATTCTTGTCTTTCGGCAAATTTTTAAGCCAGATTTTCCGCAATTCTTCGTACGTGATAATGCCGTTCAAAATCATGACCGCGGTTTCTTCGTCTTGGACATCGTAAACCGGAACTGCCT
This is a stretch of genomic DNA from Hallerella porci. It encodes these proteins:
- a CDS encoding BamA/OMP85 family outer membrane protein, which produces MAQLLDVPENFTTPTTVRHVRAEGLVNMDERSVLSRVSVRDGQAFQPAALTEKVQKSVSDLYETGYFDDVTAWIDYQPGTENKVDLVFRVVELPALDTVYIEGCDEIAQEDVRLKISLLQGRVYSKSGLERDRQNILNYYRGEGYLLAEVGYREVPVSDHENEVTFIIREGPKVQVDSIVITGNDHVPATDITDHMITKRTHWWGDGEFKELIFEADRDTVLNAIRHFGYLDAELKEYRAEYLPDSSCNFYLGRTVPKGRKLELLYGQMNQAISDTANIMNRLAGRVTEKAAHYYREHRTNFSPVAQAVPVYDVQDEETAVMILNGIITYEELRKIWLKNLPKDKNWKNPKIAELQKKLHKKRYDEKLLARYTLEETFQALNPYDSVVTSKYVRIYIDINEGQRYYAGAVHFTGNEVLTDKTLSHYVYLDSGEVFDYYAYEATRKGIIDAYREDGYLFAQYDETRSFVNDSIVNLEYRLREGLPAQIHRVNIIGNTKTKDKVIRREVRLYPGDTYRQSAMERSFREIMQLNYFDMVYPDIQVVGDQQVDLIFKVAEKEAGTGQFSAGLAYSQSDGLTGTFGISIPNCCMGDGQSASLNVEYGEDKKSASISFVEPWFLDYPITLGTSLSYAWWHRDDDPNITRYGGSIYVGKRLTWPDDYFYGQIGYSWMQNKQGPNVDGSLVRYSGIESALTFKLIRDDKNLPQFPTDGSRYVLSVQWADEKIGSDFNFVKTDLTVKWWFPLIGDRLAVALTNEYGFMVGDPLQYRTLYQMGGVLGYNGMMRGYSSGSIGYRRLGRSYQYIGAELQWGIVQNTFYLLPLFFDAGNVFGKRYDPDTKVSTSQPNPITEWDPSSLKRDFGFGFRVIVPMLGIIGFDFAWPLDVGETYSGYDRTSVGDMEFNFVIGQGF
- a CDS encoding OmpH family outer membrane protein, translated to MRKKSFVFVLFFLGLLSIAFAEDGLRVAHVDSKLIFEGYKGTKKAQEEYDRQVAKWEQQANLLQKELAAIKEKLDKQALMLSDEKRKELEADYAKKNTELKEFIDRVYGRTGELITENEKVSAPIISLIKKAVTEIALQEGYDMVIDRATGAVLFWKDENDLTKKVLDYLNGR